A stretch of Microbulbifer bruguierae DNA encodes these proteins:
- the rsxG gene encoding electron transport complex subunit RsxG, translating to MLKRSIGSNAVVLALFALATAGTLAITQITTKEPIERAIREASARALLEIIPIERHSNDLLVDTYPIPKQYWALLGLKQQADINLARQADGRVTAVIIPAVAPDGYSGPIRLLVGVNFDGTIAGVRVTSHAETPGLGDKVEVKKSDWILSFNGKSLQDPGRDMWAVEKDGGAFDQFTGATITPRAVVNQVRRVLDFVKEHHQEIFTAPVSNRAVEVAQPQASDGEKSANGNGASSKKNNGENN from the coding sequence ATGCTGAAGCGCTCCATCGGTTCCAATGCGGTGGTACTGGCCCTGTTCGCCCTCGCCACCGCCGGCACCCTCGCCATCACCCAGATCACCACCAAAGAGCCCATCGAGCGGGCTATCCGAGAGGCGTCGGCCAGGGCGCTGTTGGAGATCATCCCCATCGAGCGCCACAGCAACGACCTGCTGGTGGACACCTATCCCATTCCCAAACAGTACTGGGCACTGCTGGGGTTGAAGCAGCAGGCGGATATCAACCTGGCCCGGCAAGCTGACGGCCGTGTGACGGCCGTGATCATCCCCGCCGTCGCTCCGGATGGCTACTCCGGCCCCATCCGTTTGCTGGTTGGGGTCAATTTCGACGGCACCATAGCCGGAGTACGGGTCACCAGTCACGCAGAAACACCCGGTCTCGGCGATAAGGTGGAAGTGAAGAAAAGCGACTGGATACTCTCGTTCAATGGCAAGTCCCTACAGGATCCGGGACGGGACATGTGGGCGGTAGAGAAAGACGGCGGCGCCTTCGATCAGTTCACTGGTGCCACCATTACCCCGCGCGCCGTGGTCAATCAGGTGCGCAGGGTGCTCGACTTTGTGAAGGAGCATCACCAGGAAATTTTCACTGCGCCGGTGTCCAACCGCGCCGTTGAGGTCGCGCAGCCGCAGGCTTCCGACGGGGAAAAGTCCGCTAACGGTAACGGGGCAAGCAGTAAGAAAAACAACGGGGAGAACAACTGA
- a CDS encoding electron transport complex subunit E: protein MATPGSTPNYSEITHNGLWKNNPALVQLLGLCPLLAVTGSVVNAIGLGLATTAVLACSNLAVSLVRHQMPETVRLPASVMIIATFVTCAELLMKAFTYELYLVLGIFIPLIVTNCAILGRADAFASKNPVLPSLLDGLMMGLGFSAVLVVIGAVREIIGRGTLFSDMELLLGPVAANWAIPVMGQDYSGFLVAVLPPGAFLVAGLLIAAKNAIDAGIERRRNTSVKIVSGSKRVRTTGKIQ, encoded by the coding sequence ATGGCCACCCCAGGCTCAACACCCAACTACAGCGAAATCACCCACAACGGTCTGTGGAAAAACAACCCTGCACTGGTGCAGTTGCTCGGGCTCTGTCCGCTGCTGGCGGTCACCGGTTCGGTGGTCAATGCCATCGGTCTGGGCCTTGCCACCACCGCGGTACTGGCCTGCTCCAACCTGGCGGTGTCCCTGGTACGTCACCAGATGCCGGAGACCGTGCGGCTGCCTGCGTCGGTGATGATTATCGCCACCTTTGTCACCTGTGCCGAACTGTTGATGAAAGCCTTTACCTACGAACTCTATCTGGTGCTGGGCATTTTCATTCCACTGATCGTGACCAACTGTGCAATTCTCGGCCGCGCCGATGCCTTTGCCAGCAAGAATCCGGTACTGCCGTCCCTATTGGATGGACTTATGATGGGACTCGGGTTCAGTGCGGTGCTTGTTGTGATCGGTGCGGTGCGGGAAATTATCGGTCGCGGCACCTTATTCAGTGACATGGAACTGCTGCTCGGCCCGGTCGCCGCAAACTGGGCCATTCCGGTCATGGGACAGGACTACTCCGGGTTTCTGGTGGCGGTACTGCCGCCGGGAGCCTTTCTTGTGGCGGGTTTGCTGATTGCGGCCAAAAATGCCATTGATGCCGGAATTGAACGGCGGCGCAACACTTCGGTAAAAATTGTCAGCGGCAGCAAGCGTGTGCGCACCACAGGAAAAATCCAGTAA
- a CDS encoding TetR/AcrR family transcriptional regulator — MTVDNGKSELVYQGRRAQRADSRQRRKAILEGTLRLIVKEGIRGIRHRAVAREAAVPLAATTYYFKDLNDLISDSFTYFVEKNVMETRQLQDDSFAAARQLTPEQLASAAGRRQLIQQLTRFVLNHIRAQASSRDNRIIELAFKNEALRNEQLTKAVRMANQAIQNLIVEFFELLQLADPLAAAQVVHGTILNLEFQVLSGAISIDSPLLERSVSMMIKGIIPAQAETLAPQILPSKTA; from the coding sequence ATGACTGTAGACAATGGAAAGTCTGAACTGGTCTATCAAGGGCGTCGCGCCCAGCGCGCCGATAGCCGTCAACGCCGCAAAGCGATCCTTGAGGGCACATTGCGACTGATCGTAAAAGAAGGTATCCGCGGTATCCGCCACCGCGCAGTCGCCCGGGAAGCGGCAGTCCCCCTTGCCGCGACCACGTATTACTTCAAAGACCTGAATGATCTTATCAGCGACTCCTTTACCTATTTCGTAGAAAAGAATGTTATGGAGACCCGGCAACTGCAGGACGACAGTTTCGCCGCGGCCCGTCAGCTCACACCGGAACAGCTGGCCTCGGCTGCCGGCCGCCGCCAGCTGATTCAACAACTCACCCGCTTTGTCCTGAACCACATCCGCGCCCAGGCCAGTAGCCGCGACAACCGCATCATTGAACTTGCCTTCAAGAACGAGGCCCTGCGCAATGAACAGTTGACCAAGGCGGTGCGCATGGCCAACCAGGCCATTCAGAATCTGATCGTGGAATTCTTTGAATTGCTGCAGTTGGCCGATCCCCTCGCCGCTGCGCAGGTTGTACACGGCACTATCCTCAACCTCGAATTCCAGGTACTCAGTGGCGCAATCTCCATCGATTCGCCCCTGCTGGAGCGCTCGGTATCCATGATGATCAAAGGTATAATTCCGGCACAAGCAGAGACCCTGGCGCCGCAAATCCTGCCATCAAAAACGGCCTGA
- a CDS encoding MltF family protein — protein MNSLSRQAIFCVLLMLLAFAACQRDSATAHNDKQSGKAAAEHTDQQKTAPPTPAEKAKEMEAAEEQTNTGLRPATAKDVRPEAKWPEETSGEYPINAYNNYVEAGDLDAIKKQGKLRILVDIANVDSLHREATQQDIELEETKRMARHLGLEPVVLYANNFEQLIPLLNAGKGDIIANNMVVNESRKQEVDFSIPTANTHFILVSRNDEKPVTTVADLQGKSLEITKGTAYERLAKEYAEKHLDLKYKATKKNYVELVIDVSEGNLDFTVVEQQIYELVSQFKDNLQKNYVFPQEYEMAWAVRKNSPQLLAAIDDFVRQSKLTRSIQRSVGDLDEIKRRGAIRILTRNHPGTYFMWKGRIMGFEFELAEAFAKELNLRLEIVVAPTHQDLQTMLESGKADIAASLLSITERRQNEGMAFGPPYMQEKVVVVGRDDDKIDSLNDLSGRTIHVRKSSSQYDVAMELKKKVPDVKIELAPEDLNIQQIIDLVAEKEYDLTIADDVSVKLEHAWRKNIDELIDLHKEDNVYAWMLRDNNPELLKAVDKFFEKNSTKKLEKVLYTKYFEAPKKTRSEINELNANGTISPYDKFVKKYAEKFDFDWRLVVAQMFQESTFNPRAKSWVGARGLMQVMPDTGKQVGEKNLFDPESSVRAGIKYLEWLHRKFEDKGISPENMMWFTLASYNAGLGHVYDAQDLAEEKGWDRRVWFDNVEKAMLLLSEKKYYEQARYGFARGQEPYDYVRKIQARFRTYVALLEDYERRSELETGNVMDLFFPDYLRPRQWDYLAERVSPPLVSPPQFVSSQ, from the coding sequence ATGAATTCGCTTTCCCGCCAGGCTATTTTCTGCGTTCTGCTGATGCTGTTGGCCTTCGCCGCCTGCCAGCGAGACTCTGCAACCGCACACAATGACAAACAATCCGGTAAAGCTGCCGCGGAGCATACGGACCAGCAAAAGACGGCTCCGCCAACGCCCGCGGAAAAAGCGAAAGAAATGGAAGCAGCCGAAGAACAGACCAATACCGGACTGCGACCGGCCACCGCAAAAGACGTGCGCCCCGAAGCCAAATGGCCAGAAGAAACTAGCGGCGAGTACCCTATCAACGCCTACAACAATTACGTCGAAGCCGGCGACCTCGATGCGATTAAAAAGCAGGGGAAGCTGAGAATTCTCGTGGATATCGCCAATGTCGACTCCCTACACCGGGAAGCCACACAACAGGATATCGAACTGGAAGAAACCAAACGCATGGCCCGACACCTGGGGCTGGAACCGGTTGTGCTTTACGCAAACAATTTCGAGCAGCTGATCCCGCTATTAAATGCAGGAAAAGGAGACATCATCGCCAACAATATGGTGGTGAATGAATCACGCAAACAGGAAGTCGACTTCTCTATTCCCACAGCAAACACCCATTTTATTCTTGTCTCCAGAAACGATGAAAAGCCGGTTACCACTGTTGCCGACCTTCAGGGGAAATCCCTCGAGATTACAAAAGGTACAGCCTACGAGAGACTCGCTAAAGAATACGCAGAAAAGCACCTGGACCTGAAATACAAGGCAACGAAAAAGAACTATGTAGAGCTGGTGATCGATGTATCCGAAGGCAATTTGGACTTCACCGTCGTAGAGCAGCAGATTTATGAATTGGTATCACAGTTCAAGGATAACCTGCAAAAAAACTATGTATTTCCACAAGAATACGAAATGGCCTGGGCGGTAAGGAAAAATTCCCCACAACTACTCGCCGCCATCGACGACTTTGTCCGTCAAAGTAAACTTACCCGTTCGATACAGCGATCAGTAGGTGATCTTGACGAAATAAAAAGACGAGGCGCAATTCGAATACTGACCCGCAACCATCCGGGAACCTACTTCATGTGGAAAGGCCGAATCATGGGCTTCGAGTTCGAGCTCGCAGAAGCCTTCGCCAAGGAGTTGAATTTACGACTGGAAATTGTCGTCGCCCCCACCCATCAAGACCTTCAAACCATGTTGGAAAGTGGCAAGGCCGATATTGCCGCGAGCCTGCTGTCAATTACCGAGCGCCGACAAAATGAAGGCATGGCATTCGGCCCGCCATATATGCAGGAAAAGGTAGTGGTGGTCGGGCGCGATGATGACAAAATTGACAGCCTGAATGATCTTTCCGGGCGCACGATCCACGTGCGCAAATCCAGCAGCCAATACGACGTCGCCATGGAACTGAAGAAAAAAGTTCCCGACGTAAAAATTGAACTGGCTCCGGAAGATCTCAACATACAACAGATCATCGACTTGGTCGCAGAAAAGGAATACGACCTGACCATTGCCGATGACGTTTCCGTAAAGCTGGAACACGCATGGCGAAAAAATATTGATGAACTTATCGATCTCCATAAGGAAGATAACGTTTACGCGTGGATGTTGCGGGATAACAACCCCGAACTACTAAAAGCGGTAGACAAGTTTTTCGAAAAAAACAGCACCAAAAAACTGGAAAAAGTGCTCTACACCAAATATTTCGAAGCACCCAAGAAAACCCGCTCCGAGATCAATGAGCTCAATGCCAACGGCACCATTTCACCCTATGACAAGTTCGTGAAGAAATACGCCGAAAAATTTGATTTCGACTGGCGTCTCGTCGTAGCGCAAATGTTTCAGGAAAGTACGTTCAACCCCAGAGCAAAATCCTGGGTTGGCGCGCGTGGACTGATGCAGGTTATGCCGGATACCGGAAAGCAAGTGGGTGAAAAAAACCTGTTTGATCCCGAATCCAGCGTACGTGCAGGTATAAAGTATCTTGAATGGCTGCACCGAAAATTCGAGGATAAAGGCATCAGCCCGGAGAATATGATGTGGTTCACCCTCGCCTCCTACAACGCTGGGCTTGGGCACGTTTACGACGCCCAGGATCTGGCGGAGGAAAAAGGCTGGGACCGCAGGGTCTGGTTCGATAACGTGGAAAAGGCGATGCTGTTGTTATCGGAAAAGAAATATTACGAACAGGCACGCTATGGGTTCGCCCGCGGCCAAGAGCCCTACGACTATGTGCGCAAAATTCAGGCTCGCTTTCGTACCTACGTCGCGTTATTGGAAGACTATGAACGCAGGTCCGAGCTTGAAACCGGCAATGTCATGGATTTGTTTTTCCCGGATTACTTGCGTCCGAGGCAATGGGACTATCTTGCTGAACGTGTAAGCCCACCTCTTGTGAGTCCACCCCAGTTTGTGAGCAGCCAATAA
- a CDS encoding SO2930 family diheme c-type cytochrome, which produces MRKLLLPKWLGGTVLALVLAGCDAPRDQVTIHEKDSVPDSLSAWHVVEAIDGELALNERVVPYDLNTALFTDYAHKLRTVWMPEGTSAAYGEEDFEYPVGTIISKTFYYPKGEEGKVLRTDDYSNDFAGSGLDLSKVTLLETRILVRRADGWQALPYVWNEQQTDALLEIAGDARRLQLVSADGATEAFTYVVPDANQCAGCHADNHTQKAVRPIGPRARHLNKDYAYQGGSENQLLYWQQVGYLSGVPELAAVPHNVDYQDESSSLSERARSYLDINCGHCHNPSGAADTSGLMLHHGEQDMRRLGFCKPPVAAGTGSGNRLFAIVPGSPEKSILNFRVESTDPGAMMPELGRSLVHDEGVELLKNWIASEPGNCS; this is translated from the coding sequence ATGCGTAAACTGCTGTTGCCCAAGTGGTTAGGGGGCACTGTATTGGCGCTGGTACTGGCGGGGTGCGATGCACCCCGTGACCAGGTCACAATCCACGAAAAAGATAGCGTACCGGACAGCCTCAGTGCCTGGCACGTGGTAGAAGCAATAGACGGTGAGCTGGCGCTTAACGAGCGCGTGGTACCTTACGATCTCAACACCGCACTTTTCACCGATTATGCGCACAAGCTGCGCACCGTATGGATGCCGGAAGGCACCAGTGCTGCCTACGGTGAAGAAGATTTCGAATATCCGGTCGGCACGATTATCAGCAAGACCTTCTATTACCCAAAAGGGGAAGAGGGAAAGGTGCTGCGTACGGATGACTACAGTAATGATTTTGCCGGTTCCGGACTCGACCTCAGCAAGGTGACCCTGCTGGAGACCCGGATTCTGGTCCGGCGAGCGGATGGCTGGCAGGCCCTGCCCTACGTTTGGAACGAGCAGCAGACCGATGCCTTGCTGGAAATCGCCGGGGATGCACGACGTTTGCAGCTGGTCAGCGCAGATGGTGCAACAGAGGCATTTACCTACGTCGTACCGGACGCAAACCAGTGTGCTGGATGCCATGCAGACAATCACACCCAGAAGGCGGTGCGTCCCATCGGTCCCCGCGCGCGACACCTCAACAAGGATTACGCCTATCAGGGTGGCAGTGAAAACCAGCTACTCTACTGGCAGCAGGTAGGGTATCTGAGTGGTGTACCGGAGCTGGCAGCGGTGCCACACAATGTCGACTACCAGGACGAAAGCTCCTCGCTATCTGAGCGGGCGCGCTCCTATCTGGATATCAACTGTGGTCATTGCCACAACCCCAGCGGGGCGGCAGATACTTCAGGGCTGATGTTGCATCACGGTGAGCAGGATATGCGACGTCTGGGCTTCTGTAAGCCGCCGGTAGCTGCGGGTACAGGTTCCGGCAATCGGTTGTTTGCGATAGTGCCGGGCAGTCCGGAGAAGTCGATTCTGAATTTCCGCGTGGAATCCACAGATCCTGGCGCCATGATGCCGGAGCTTGGTCGTAGTCTGGTGCATGACGAGGGTGTGGAACTGTTGAAAAACTGGATTGCATCCGAACCTGGAAATTGCAGCTAA
- a CDS encoding parallel beta-helix domain-containing protein — translation MKTPAKLGVVLLTALAAACSQDSGSQKSAEAVNPASADFQKQLLKQLIQAQPGDVIEIPEGHFQLNRSLSLNVDGVTIRGAGMDKTILSFKNQIQGAEGLLVNASDFTIEDLAIEDTIGDALKVNEGKNIIIRDIRVEWTNGPSTENGAYGIYPVQTENTLVEGTVAIGASDAGIYVGQSRNVIVRNNRAEYNVAGIEIENTIGADVYDNIATNNTGGILVFNMPNLPQPGHSTRVYDNKVFKNNTENFGHEGTPVAAVPAGSGVVINSNDYVEIFNNEISDNDTANVIVSSYFAAGYYTDKSTQENFDPYPEGIYIYDNTFTGGGGSPDHMELKALKIAKFGLTGSLPDVMWDGAIDSAKMVDGKLPDELKLCIENEGAGIINVDLQGGYKNITTDISAHQCSLKKLPQIVLEFDQPQDEQKAEEEVADA, via the coding sequence ATGAAAACACCAGCGAAATTGGGTGTAGTACTGCTGACGGCACTGGCGGCAGCCTGTTCTCAGGATTCGGGCAGCCAGAAGAGCGCAGAGGCGGTGAATCCCGCTTCCGCAGATTTCCAGAAACAACTGCTCAAACAGTTGATCCAGGCTCAGCCGGGAGATGTGATCGAGATTCCTGAAGGTCATTTTCAGCTGAATCGCAGTCTGTCCCTGAATGTGGACGGCGTGACCATCCGCGGTGCGGGCATGGACAAAACCATTCTTTCCTTCAAAAACCAGATTCAGGGGGCCGAGGGCCTGCTGGTCAATGCCAGCGATTTCACCATTGAAGACCTGGCGATTGAGGACACCATTGGCGACGCGCTCAAGGTCAACGAAGGCAAGAACATTATCATTCGCGATATTCGCGTGGAGTGGACCAATGGCCCCTCTACTGAAAATGGCGCTTACGGTATTTATCCGGTACAGACCGAAAATACTCTGGTAGAAGGCACCGTGGCTATTGGTGCATCCGATGCGGGTATCTACGTGGGACAGTCCCGCAATGTGATCGTGCGCAACAACCGCGCTGAGTACAACGTGGCTGGTATCGAAATTGAAAACACCATTGGTGCCGATGTATACGACAACATCGCCACCAACAACACTGGCGGTATCCTGGTATTCAATATGCCGAACCTGCCGCAGCCTGGCCACAGCACCCGCGTGTACGACAACAAGGTGTTCAAGAACAACACCGAGAACTTCGGTCACGAAGGCACGCCGGTTGCCGCGGTGCCGGCAGGTTCCGGGGTGGTGATCAACTCCAATGACTATGTGGAAATTTTCAATAACGAGATTTCCGATAACGACACTGCCAACGTCATTGTCAGCAGCTATTTTGCCGCCGGTTACTACACCGACAAATCGACCCAGGAAAACTTTGACCCCTACCCGGAAGGTATCTACATCTACGACAACACCTTCACCGGTGGCGGTGGCTCACCGGATCATATGGAGCTGAAAGCGCTGAAAATTGCCAAATTCGGCCTGACTGGCAGCCTGCCTGACGTCATGTGGGATGGCGCGATCGACAGCGCGAAAATGGTGGATGGCAAACTGCCGGACGAACTCAAGCTGTGTATCGAAAATGAAGGCGCGGGCATCATCAATGTCGATCTTCAGGGTGGCTACAAGAACATCACCACCGATATTTCCGCGCACCAGTGCAGCCTGAAAAAGCTGCCGCAGATCGTTTTGGAATTTGACCAGCCTCAGGACGAGCAGAAGGCAGAGGAAGAGGTAGCTGATGCGTAA
- a CDS encoding Yip1 family protein, whose amino-acid sequence MLNHLFGLMVQPRRQWQEIAGLSEKGLNRQIPYVIVLALVPALCWYFGTTEIGWSISTGGQVRTLTADSALSLVAVFYITMILAVVAVGYFIHWMAKTYGAKTHPMKGMVIAGFTATPIFIAGAAGLYPVLWLDILLAMVAVAYAVYLLYVGIPIVMNVSEERGFLFASAVVTVCLVMAVVVMVGTVLFWSLVAGPVFQH is encoded by the coding sequence ATGCTGAATCATCTCTTTGGCCTGATGGTGCAGCCGCGCCGACAGTGGCAGGAAATTGCCGGACTGTCAGAAAAAGGGCTTAACCGCCAGATTCCTTACGTGATCGTTCTGGCCTTGGTACCGGCACTCTGCTGGTATTTCGGTACCACGGAAATCGGCTGGAGCATCAGCACCGGCGGCCAGGTTCGTACACTCACAGCGGATAGTGCCCTTTCGCTGGTTGCGGTGTTTTATATCACCATGATCCTGGCGGTGGTTGCGGTGGGCTATTTCATTCACTGGATGGCGAAAACCTACGGTGCCAAAACCCACCCCATGAAGGGGATGGTGATTGCCGGGTTTACCGCGACTCCCATTTTTATTGCCGGCGCCGCCGGTCTATATCCGGTACTCTGGCTGGATATACTGCTGGCGATGGTGGCGGTAGCCTACGCGGTTTACCTCCTGTACGTGGGTATTCCCATCGTTATGAATGTGTCCGAAGAACGCGGCTTTCTGTTTGCCAGCGCGGTAGTTACCGTGTGTCTGGTGATGGCCGTTGTGGTGATGGTGGGTACGGTGCTTTTCTGGAGCCTGGTTGCAGGACCCGTGTTCCAACACTGA
- a CDS encoding branched-chain amino acid aminotransferase, translating into MSIKIQPEAIASLRGFEIPERLGFGTVMAPVMFRARYQDGRWSDGELLPYGPLALDPAAKVLHYAQTCFEGLKAYRCGADVALFRPERNAARMAHSARRLCMPPVPEALFMDAVRTIAAYCANLVPGNSGESLYIRPFLMGTQPDLSVTASRAYEFYVIASPSEAYHSGNMRLWVEREDSRAAVGGTGDSKVGGNYAASLLSIARLKERGYDQSLWLSPGNRHTIDELSGMNFFAVMDGALHTPALNGSILEGVTRDSLLTLARDQGIEVHEREMDIDDLLALVASGTCSEVFACGTAAIVSPVSELGDGESRYKLKQAPGPVADQLRRALLDIQEGRAEDRYGWMQKVQVASY; encoded by the coding sequence GTGAGCATAAAAATACAACCGGAAGCCATCGCCAGCCTGCGGGGATTCGAGATTCCCGAGCGCCTGGGGTTCGGTACCGTTATGGCTCCGGTCATGTTTCGCGCGCGCTATCAGGACGGCCGCTGGAGCGATGGTGAGCTGCTTCCATACGGCCCGTTGGCACTGGATCCGGCGGCCAAAGTATTGCACTACGCACAGACCTGCTTTGAAGGTTTGAAAGCCTATCGCTGCGGTGCCGATGTGGCGCTGTTCCGGCCGGAGCGCAACGCTGCGCGTATGGCCCACTCTGCCCGTCGCCTGTGTATGCCCCCGGTACCTGAAGCATTGTTTATGGATGCCGTACGTACCATCGCGGCCTACTGTGCGAATCTGGTTCCAGGCAACAGTGGCGAATCACTATATATCCGCCCGTTCCTTATGGGGACTCAACCTGATCTCTCTGTTACCGCCAGTCGCGCGTACGAGTTCTACGTCATTGCCAGCCCGTCTGAAGCCTACCATTCAGGAAATATGCGCCTGTGGGTTGAGCGGGAAGACAGTCGCGCTGCGGTAGGTGGAACCGGAGATAGCAAGGTTGGGGGGAATTACGCAGCCTCCCTGCTTAGTATCGCGCGCCTCAAGGAGCGCGGTTACGATCAGTCCCTTTGGCTCAGTCCCGGCAACCGCCACACCATTGATGAGTTGTCGGGTATGAATTTCTTCGCAGTGATGGATGGCGCTTTGCATACGCCTGCATTGAACGGTTCCATTCTTGAAGGTGTTACCCGGGACTCCCTGCTGACCCTGGCGCGGGACCAGGGGATCGAAGTCCACGAGCGGGAAATGGATATCGATGACCTGCTGGCGCTGGTGGCGTCCGGTACCTGTAGCGAAGTGTTTGCCTGCGGCACCGCGGCGATTGTCAGCCCTGTCAGTGAACTGGGGGATGGCGAGAGTCGCTACAAGCTGAAACAGGCACCGGGTCCGGTCGCGGATCAGTTGCGCCGTGCGTTACTGGATATTCAGGAGGGCAGGGCCGAAGATCGCTATGGCTGGATGCAAAAGGTGCAAGTAGCGAGCTACTGA
- a CDS encoding tetratricopeptide repeat protein produces MQHRDSSSEDQKFIQPADFSFGGDAHSPAAGSASYSGNRESTRQPGKLLPLIIGTGLIAGLVGVFWGLPQVIEKPDIQTVTTATKTDSPTSAKKIQESPFTDAEIAQQRRDVQQVLQEILQLQEELLERKVETWAAEEYFSARTLAEDADAVYRQRKFMQALEQYRLALTGMQRLRDSIPERIEQHIAAGNSALDSGDTVAAQKSFELVLTISENHPRGVKGKQRAELLPQVWPHVTAGTEAFTDLALDKAKSELEQALAIDGDTQPAKTLLPKVIAAILERDYSEAMSSGYSAIGAGEFDRARTFFGKAQKLKPDATDPGVGIRQAENGIAQARIDRLFAGAAQNERDEQWHKAAEKYRKLIDEDNSLVEALTGKARSEARAKLDDQLQDLLANPLDLGQSKRNQYARKVLADARALKADTPRLNGQVEQLENALTKSLIPITVLLQSDASTNVTIYHVGQLGNFSEREIALKPGRYTAVGTRQGYRDVRREFVVEPSGEPTTVTIQCAEKIYSANNS; encoded by the coding sequence ATGCAACACCGCGATTCATCGTCAGAAGACCAAAAATTTATTCAGCCTGCGGACTTTTCCTTCGGTGGGGATGCACATTCTCCCGCCGCTGGAAGCGCAAGCTATTCAGGGAACAGAGAAAGCACCCGACAACCCGGCAAGCTGCTGCCGTTAATAATCGGCACAGGGCTAATCGCGGGTCTGGTCGGTGTATTCTGGGGGCTGCCGCAGGTAATAGAAAAACCCGACATTCAAACGGTTACCACGGCAACGAAAACAGATTCTCCAACCTCCGCCAAAAAAATACAGGAATCGCCATTCACCGACGCGGAAATTGCGCAGCAACGACGGGATGTACAACAGGTACTGCAGGAGATTCTGCAATTGCAGGAAGAGCTTCTGGAGCGCAAAGTCGAGACCTGGGCGGCAGAGGAATACTTTAGCGCGCGGACTTTGGCGGAAGATGCGGATGCTGTTTATCGCCAGCGCAAATTCATGCAGGCACTTGAGCAGTACCGATTGGCGCTGACCGGTATGCAGCGGTTGCGCGACAGTATCCCCGAGCGCATCGAGCAACATATTGCGGCGGGCAACTCAGCTCTGGATTCCGGCGACACGGTCGCCGCGCAAAAATCTTTCGAGCTGGTTTTAACCATTTCCGAGAATCACCCCCGGGGCGTCAAAGGAAAACAACGCGCTGAATTACTGCCCCAGGTCTGGCCACATGTTACTGCCGGCACGGAGGCATTCACGGACCTGGCACTGGACAAAGCCAAATCAGAACTGGAACAGGCACTTGCCATTGATGGCGATACACAACCTGCAAAGACCCTTCTTCCCAAGGTCATCGCCGCGATTCTGGAGCGGGATTACAGTGAGGCCATGTCTTCGGGATATTCTGCTATTGGCGCCGGCGAATTTGACCGTGCCAGAACCTTTTTTGGCAAGGCCCAAAAACTGAAACCCGATGCAACGGATCCCGGTGTCGGCATCAGGCAAGCCGAAAACGGCATCGCACAGGCGCGAATCGACCGCCTGTTCGCCGGTGCGGCGCAGAATGAGCGGGACGAACAGTGGCACAAGGCCGCCGAGAAATACCGCAAACTAATCGATGAAGACAACAGTCTGGTAGAAGCGCTTACGGGAAAAGCCCGCTCAGAAGCCCGCGCCAAACTGGACGACCAGCTACAGGACCTGCTCGCCAACCCACTGGATCTCGGCCAGAGTAAACGCAACCAGTATGCGCGCAAGGTACTTGCCGATGCCCGCGCCCTGAAAGCGGACACACCGAGACTCAACGGGCAGGTAGAGCAACTGGAAAATGCACTGACCAAGTCACTGATTCCGATTACGGTTTTGTTGCAATCCGATGCCAGCACCAATGTGACCATTTATCACGTGGGTCAGCTGGGAAATTTTTCCGAACGTGAAATTGCCCTGAAGCCCGGTCGCTATACAGCCGTGGGCACACGCCAGGGCTATCGCGATGTGCGCAGGGAATTTGTCGTCGAACCCTCCGGCGAACCCACTACCGTCACCATCCAGTGCGCAGAAAAAATCTACAGCGCCAATAATTCCTGA